From a region of the Candidatus Melainabacteria bacterium genome:
- a CDS encoding SRPBCC domain-containing protein, with protein sequence MSNLATGVKVPDIVMESYIAAPIEKVFEHISTAAGWDAWFTKGTAVDLRKGGKIHLKFVRCGANNDEMDIECPILDVSAPNKLVFQWKSGDTPTTVKFNLEPLENGTLVEVVETGYKNTEKDLYWMMQCSTGWGEAVTLLKFFLEHGVVYGAVPNRD encoded by the coding sequence ATGTCGAATTTAGCAACAGGCGTAAAAGTGCCGGATATCGTGATGGAGAGCTATATCGCCGCTCCAATAGAGAAAGTTTTTGAACACATCTCGACTGCAGCAGGCTGGGATGCCTGGTTTACGAAAGGCACAGCAGTAGACCTTAGAAAGGGCGGAAAAATCCACCTTAAATTTGTACGCTGCGGTGCCAACAATGATGAGATGGACATTGAATGCCCAATTCTCGACGTTTCGGCGCCGAACAAGCTGGTTTTTCAATGGAAGTCTGGCGATACGCCCACCACTGTCAAGTTCAATCTGGAGCCGCTCGAAAACGGCACTCTCGTAGAAGTGGTCGAAACCGGCTACAAAAATACTGAGAAAGATTTGTACTGGATGATGCAGTGCTCAACGGGATGGGGCGAGGCTGTGACTTTGCTCAAGTTTTTCCTGGAGCATGGTGTCGTCTACGGCGCTGTTCCGAATCGCGACTGA